One window of the Dreissena polymorpha isolate Duluth1 chromosome 5, UMN_Dpol_1.0, whole genome shotgun sequence genome contains the following:
- the LOC127831691 gene encoding uncharacterized protein LOC127831691, producing the protein MVNEDASEFPLPLLPKQPIETTIPKGAGLVPEVRELLEKENRLPFVQLKSRHAAEEGLGPRISKKQKVDTNAGRHDQGKKKTSHSRRRHSDVTVQKTIVVLVHDGSKKHIWFKIWMDMFNCFVNIIAFVLYVFLSA; encoded by the exons ATGGTAAACGAAGATGCTAGTGAATTTCCCCTTCCGCTTCTACCTAAGCAGCCGATTGAGACCACAATTCCAAAAGGTGCTGGCTTAGTACCAGAAGTAAGAGAACTTCTGGAAAAAGAAAATCGTCTGCCATTC GTGCAGCTAAAAAGTCGCCATGCAGCAGAAGAAGGTTTGGGACCAAGGATATCTAAGAAACAAAAAG TTGATACAAATGCAGGAAGACACGACCAGGGCAAGAAAAAGACATCTCATTCAAGGCGACGACATTCAG atgTGACTGTTCAAAAGACAATCGTAGTGCTGGTGCATGATGGCAGCAAAAAGCACATTTGGTTTAAAATTTGGATGGATATGTTCAactgttttgttaatattattgcttttgtattgtatgtttttttgtcTGCTTGA